In the Corynebacterium jeikeium genome, TGGGCGCATCCGTGCTGGGTCTGCCGGTTTCCTCCACCCACATTCTGATTGGTGCTGTTCTGGGCGTTGGCCTGGTTAATAAGGATGCCAATTGGGGTCTGATGAAGCCCATCGCCCTGGCTTGGGTTATCACTCTGCCGGCTGCTGCGATCATCTCCAGTGGTACCGTCGCGGTTCTTCGCGTGATCTTCTAAAGCTAACTGCTTGCCGCTGGCTTACCTCGGCTGGCTGGCTTGCTACTGCAGGCTCGGCCTGGCTGAGGTTGCTAGCCCGGCCAGCTGACCTAAGGCGCTCGCCCCCCTCTGGGCGGGCGCTTTTTTACTGCCCGGAGAATGCGGGGGCGCCAGAATGTGGGGGCCTGCTCGAGTCGATCCGAGGTTTGGGGCCTCTGTCTTGGCGGGTCTGAAAGGGGCGAGGTCTTCTGGCTTGGCGGGTCTGAAGGGCTGAGATAGGCGTAAATGTCGTTAAAGTGGGAATCTGCAAAATTGAATCCGGATTCCAATTTCTCAGCAACTCGCTGACCTGCAGGTTTGCATATGTGGAAATAGTTGCCAATAACGTATTCCCACTTTAGCGACATTTAACGGAATTCAGGGTGGGGCTAAGCCCAGTATCCCAGCCAGAAGTGGGAGGAGACTCGGCTGGAAGCTGGAGAAGTCGCAGCTAGCCGACCGGCCCCGCCCCAGCTGTTAGTTGAAGGAGACGCAGCTAGAAGCTGGAGGAGCCGCTGCCGCCGAAGTCTCCACCGCCACCGAAGCCACCACCAAAGCCACCGCCACCAAAGCCGCCGCCGAAACCACCGTTGCCGCTCAGCAGCGAGCCCAGCACCATGCCCGTCACAAAGTTGCCGCCGCCACTACCGCCGAACCCGCCGTAGCCGCTGTTGCGACGGTTGAAGTCGTCGATATCCTTACGCGCCTGCGCGCTGGCCTGCTGCGCCAGCTGGCTAGCCCGCTGGGCTGCCCGCAGCGCCCGCTTCGGATCCTCCGTCCGCAGCTGCTCAGCTTCATCCAGAGCAGTCCGCGCGGCCTGAGCCGCCGTGCGCGTATCCACGCCGATGATCCGCCGACGGTTCTTAATCAGATCCTCCACAGCCTCCAACCGCTGTGAGGCATCCATGACCGTCCGATCCACCATGTTCACAGTCCGGGCAAAGTCGCTGGCCTTGCCGCGCGCCTCGTCGAGCTGAATGTCCAGTACACCGTCGGCTTCCAGCAGTTGGGAGTAACTGCCTAGCGGATCCGAAGAACCTTCAGCCCGCGCCTTCTCCAGCGCCTCGCGGGCCTGCTCTACGGCCTCGTACAAGCCCTTCCGGTCCAAGTCAGCGCCGGACCTATCCAACTGCCCGGCCTCCGCAATTTCCTCTTCCACCTCGGTGATCAGCGCGGGCAGGTTGGACTGCGCCGACCGCAAGTGCTCCTCCGCACGCTCCACGGCCAGCAGCTGCGAATCCGCCTGCTGCAGTGCCATGCGCGCGGCACCAAGTGCGTCGATCAGCCCGCCTTGCTGCCCGGCTGGCTTGTCCAGCAGTCCGCGTGCAGAGTCCAGCGCCTTTTCGGCCTCCGCCAGCTCGTCCTCGGCAACATCCGGGTTTTGGCGTACAGACTCCAGCAGCGCCGGGTCCACGCGAGTTTCGGCATCGCTGAGAATCTCCCGCGCATTCGGAATGCGGTTGTGCAGACTGATGCTGGTCTGGCGGAGCTTCTCCACCAGCTGGGGCGCATCCATCAGCTTCTGCCGTAGCTCGGCAAAGCGCGCGGCCTGCCCGTCCAGGTTGTCGTCTGCCTGCCCACAGGTAGACACGATTTCGATCAGCAGGTCGCGCTGTTCTGGCTCGGTGGTCACCAGCCCGGAGCGTAGCCGCTCGTTCATGCTGTAGGCCTTGTTCAGAGTCGTGCGGCTGTGCTGCAACGCCTTGGCTAGGTCGCGGGTGCGCTCCTCGCCGAACTCTCCGCGCGCGACGGCTAGCTCTTCATCGCCCTTGCGGATGGATTCGTCGGTACTGTGCAGTTCCTCATCCGCCAGCTCGCGCAGCACCTCAGTGGGCTGCTTGTACAGGTCGTCGATGTTGCCCGGGTCGATCTCGCGAGCGGTTTCTAGTTGCTGCGCGTGCGTCTTCTTCCTATTGCGGCGGGACCACGCAAAGGCACCGGCACCCGCGCCGACCACACCGACGGCTCCGGCGCCCATCCATACCTTTGATGCCGTGGAGGTCTTGCCCGCCAGCTTGTCCGCCGCGGCCTGCGCGCCCCCGGCCCAATCGTCGTCGGCGAAGTGCTCCCGTGCCGCGTCCTGCAGCTTCTCTGCCTCGCTAGTCTTTACCTTCGGCCCGGCGGCGTAGCCGATCTGCCGCGTTTCGGTGGCCACTGCCAGCACAATTACGTTATCGGTGCCGTCCTGTTCCCGCAGCTGCTCGGCCATCGTATTGATGCTGTCTGCCGCAGTCGGGACGAAGACGACGTAGAGCTTCTTGCCGGATTCTTTGGTTGCTTCTTTTAATGACGCCGAAATGTCCGCTTTTTCCTGTTCAGACAACACCCCGGACTCGTCAACGAGCTGGGACGTTAGCTGTACCTCGCTGGTGGCAGTGGCGGCTGGGGCCGAGGGGGCGTCAATAAGAAAAGAGCCAAATCCGAGGACGGCGCCGGCAGCTAGGATTGCCAGGAAGCGAGTGGTGGAAAAAGTCGGTTTCATACAGCCCACCTTAACGAAAAATACAGGGGAAACCGCGTATGGTTTTGCGCATGGCTAAAGCACGGCATCCGGTGAAGCGCGTGGTGAAGTATGTCCTCATCACGCTGTTAACCATCCTCTTGGTGGCTGCGGGTGTGTTTGGCGTGACGGCTTTCCAGGTGTGGCACTTTGCACGGGCGGACGACAGGCGCCCGGCCGACACGATCTTTGTGCTGGGGGCGGCGCAGTATGCAGGCAGCCCATCAAACTGGTTCGCATCTCGTCTGAATCACGCAGCGGAGCTGTACAAGCAAGGTGTGGCGCCGACGATCGTCACCGTGGGCGGAAAAGCAGAGGGCGACCAATACACCGAGGCGGCTGCGGGCAAGAAGTACCTGGTGGAGAACTTCGACATTCCAGATTCGGCGGTAGTGCCGGTGGAGGAAGGCGCGGATACGCTGAAATCCGCGGAGGCGTTCGCACAGGTGGCGAGCGAAAACGGTTGGCGGACTTCCGTGGTGGTGACGGATCCGGAGCACTCGCTGCGAGCTACCCGGATGGTGCGCGATCAGGGATTGGATGCGTGGGCGAGCCCCACCCGCCAGGGGCCTTCGGTGTTCACCCGAAAGTCGCAGGCCAACTCGATCCTGCACGAGACGTTGGGCATGCTGTATTACGAGGCAGTAGAGAAACGCCGGTAGTTGAGCGCCGTTAGAGAAGTGAGAAGAGGACATGCGTTACCCCTATAGTGATCACGACGAGCAGCGGCGGCTGCCGGATCGGCCGAAGACCCTGGGGCTGCCCGGGGCTGTGGTGGACGGGCGCGATAGCTTCGACCGAGACCGGGCGCGCGTGCTGCACTCTGCGGCGCTGCGGCGGCTGGCGGATAAGACGCAGGTCGTGGGGCCGGGATCGGGGGATACACCGCGTACCCGCCTGACACACTCGTTGGAGGTCGCGCAGATCGCCCGTGGGATCGGCAAGACGTTGGGTGCGGACCCGGACCTGACGGAGCTGGCGGGGCTGAGCCACGACATTGGCCATCCGCCGTATGGCCACAACGGGGAGCGTGCGCTGGATGAGGCTGCCGCCGACTGCGGAGGCTTCGAGGGCAACGCGCAGACGCTGCGCATTCTTTCGCGTTTGGAACCGAAGGTGCTGGGGGACAGCGCCGTCGGTGCTGGCACTGATGCAGGCGCCGTGCCCGTCTCCTACGGCCTGAACCTCACCCGCGCCAGCCTGGATGCAGCCTGCAAATACCCGTGGGGGCCGGTCGACGAGCACGGCAACAAGCGCGCCAAGTACTCCGCCTACGCCGAGGACGTGGAGACTCTCAAGTGGATCCGCGAGGGCGCGCCCGAGGGGCGGAAGTGCCTGGAGGCGCAGATCATGGACTGGTCCGATGACGTCGCGTACTCGGTGCACGACGTGGAAGACGGCATTCTTTCCGGGCGCATCGACTTCGGCGTGCTGTGGGATCTGGTGGAGCTAGCCGCGCTGGCGGAGAAGGGCGCCCGCGTGTTCGGTGGCACCCCGGAGGAGCTGCTGGAGGCTGCCGACCGCCTGCGTGCCATGACGTTGGTTTCCCGCGCAGCTGATTTCGGCGGTTCGATGCAAGACCTCGCAGCACTGAAGGCGATGACCTCGGAGTTGGTTTCCCGCTTCGTCACCGCCGCCGTCACGGGCACCCGCCAGCAGTTCGGCGAGGAGGCACTTGGTCGCTACGCCGCCGATCTGGTGATCCCCGAGCCCGTGCAGGCGGAGGTTACGCTGCTGAAGTCCGTCGCGGTCCTGTACGTCATGGACGAGGCCCAGCATCTGGCCAACCAGCAGCGCCAGCGCGAGCGCATCTTCCGCGTCACGGACTACTTGTGGCGCGGCGGCTC is a window encoding:
- a CDS encoding YdcF family protein; translated protein: MVLRMAKARHPVKRVVKYVLITLLTILLVAAGVFGVTAFQVWHFARADDRRPADTIFVLGAAQYAGSPSNWFASRLNHAAELYKQGVAPTIVTVGGKAEGDQYTEAAAGKKYLVENFDIPDSAVVPVEEGADTLKSAEAFAQVASENGWRTSVVVTDPEHSLRATRMVRDQGLDAWASPTRQGPSVFTRKSQANSILHETLGMLYYEAVEKRR
- a CDS encoding TPM domain-containing protein, encoding MKPTFSTTRFLAILAAGAVLGFGSFLIDAPSAPAATATSEVQLTSQLVDESGVLSEQEKADISASLKEATKESGKKLYVVFVPTAADSINTMAEQLREQDGTDNVIVLAVATETRQIGYAAGPKVKTSEAEKLQDAAREHFADDDWAGGAQAAADKLAGKTSTASKVWMGAGAVGVVGAGAGAFAWSRRNRKKTHAQQLETAREIDPGNIDDLYKQPTEVLRELADEELHSTDESIRKGDEELAVARGEFGEERTRDLAKALQHSRTTLNKAYSMNERLRSGLVTTEPEQRDLLIEIVSTCGQADDNLDGQAARFAELRQKLMDAPQLVEKLRQTSISLHNRIPNAREILSDAETRVDPALLESVRQNPDVAEDELAEAEKALDSARGLLDKPAGQQGGLIDALGAARMALQQADSQLLAVERAEEHLRSAQSNLPALITEVEEEIAEAGQLDRSGADLDRKGLYEAVEQAREALEKARAEGSSDPLGSYSQLLEADGVLDIQLDEARGKASDFARTVNMVDRTVMDASQRLEAVEDLIKNRRRIIGVDTRTAAQAARTALDEAEQLRTEDPKRALRAAQRASQLAQQASAQARKDIDDFNRRNSGYGGFGGSGGGNFVTGMVLGSLLSGNGGFGGGFGGGGFGGGFGGGGDFGGSGSSSF
- a CDS encoding deoxyguanosinetriphosphate triphosphohydrolase, yielding MRYPYSDHDEQRRLPDRPKTLGLPGAVVDGRDSFDRDRARVLHSAALRRLADKTQVVGPGSGDTPRTRLTHSLEVAQIARGIGKTLGADPDLTELAGLSHDIGHPPYGHNGERALDEAAADCGGFEGNAQTLRILSRLEPKVLGDSAVGAGTDAGAVPVSYGLNLTRASLDAACKYPWGPVDEHGNKRAKYSAYAEDVETLKWIREGAPEGRKCLEAQIMDWSDDVAYSVHDVEDGILSGRIDFGVLWDLVELAALAEKGARVFGGTPEELLEAADRLRAMTLVSRAADFGGSMQDLAALKAMTSELVSRFVTAAVTGTRQQFGEEALGRYAADLVIPEPVQAEVTLLKSVAVLYVMDEAQHLANQQRQRERIFRVTDYLWRGGSGALDPMFSSWFDAAASDREARRVVIDQVASLTESRLERLDKRASGISAAWA